A genome region from Amblyraja radiata isolate CabotCenter1 chromosome 4, sAmbRad1.1.pri, whole genome shotgun sequence includes the following:
- the psmg2 gene encoding proteasome assembly chaperone 2 isoform X2 produces MTGPRRVIRERRVARMSPLFVARGAAVNLRGLVLVMPVVSVGNVGQLSVDLIISTLGLPRVGYIHSDGLVPVVGNDPYATTSENSSEMCTSCEVYASADRKLAVLQIRSPIVQGKQRSFRQQILSWIKENEFSRVVVLSSSFAHHRVDQQLVGCAEGIPLAVLLIFCSEGDNIPDALKLLNFLNEWIQLIAKPNDQQPMSQPQWKIPSSWRLLFGSGIPPALF; encoded by the exons ATGACAGGACCGCGACGCGTCATCAGGGAGCGACGGGTCGCCAGGATGTCGCCGCTGTTCGTGGCGCGCGGGGCCGCCGTTAACCTGCGGGGCCTCGTGCTGGTCATG CCAGTTGTTTCTGTGGGAAATGTTGGCCAATTATCAGTGGATCTGATCATCTCCACACTTGGTCTGCCACGGGTCGGTTATATCCACAGTGATGGCCTTGTACCAGTGGTGGGAAACGATCCGTATGCAACGACTTCTGAGAACTCTTCAGAAATGTGCACCAGCTGTGAGG TTTATGCATCGGCAGACCGGAAGTTGGCTGTCCTACAGATCCGATCGCCAATTGTTCAG GGGAAACAGCGCTCATTCCGACAGCAGATCCTATCGTGGATTAAGGAGAATGAGTTCAGTCGGGTTGTCGTCCTGTCCAGCAGCTTTGCCCATCACCGTGTTGACCAGCAGCTCGTTGG TTGCGCTGAAGGTATCCCATTGGCAGTGCTGCTTATTTTCTGTTCCGAAGGGGATAATATTCCAGATGCATTGAAGCTTCTCAATTTCCTGAATGAGTGGATCCAGCTAATAGCAAAGCCA AATGATCAGCAGCCCATGTCTCAGCCGCAGTGGAAGATTCCAAGTTCTTGGCGATTACTATTTGGCAGTGGCATTCCACCGGCGCTCTTCTGA
- the psmg2 gene encoding proteasome assembly chaperone 2 isoform X1 has product MTGPRRVIRERRVARMSPLFVARGAAVNLRGLVLVMPVVSVGNVGQLSVDLIISTLGLPRVGYIHSDGLVPVVGNDPYATTSENSSEMCTSCEVYASADRKLAVLQIRSPIVQGKQRSFRQQILSWIKENEFSRVVVLSSSFAHHRVDQQLVGTPLRYLATPALQNIMENEFQILKWKEMEKVAAFPGISEVEQELSIPGGGITKSLYTDSCAEGIPLAVLLIFCSEGDNIPDALKLLNFLNEWIQLIAKPNDQQPMSQPQWKIPSSWRLLFGSGIPPALF; this is encoded by the exons ATGACAGGACCGCGACGCGTCATCAGGGAGCGACGGGTCGCCAGGATGTCGCCGCTGTTCGTGGCGCGCGGGGCCGCCGTTAACCTGCGGGGCCTCGTGCTGGTCATG CCAGTTGTTTCTGTGGGAAATGTTGGCCAATTATCAGTGGATCTGATCATCTCCACACTTGGTCTGCCACGGGTCGGTTATATCCACAGTGATGGCCTTGTACCAGTGGTGGGAAACGATCCGTATGCAACGACTTCTGAGAACTCTTCAGAAATGTGCACCAGCTGTGAGG TTTATGCATCGGCAGACCGGAAGTTGGCTGTCCTACAGATCCGATCGCCAATTGTTCAG GGGAAACAGCGCTCATTCCGACAGCAGATCCTATCGTGGATTAAGGAGAATGAGTTCAGTCGGGTTGTCGTCCTGTCCAGCAGCTTTGCCCATCACCGTGTTGACCAGCAGCTCGTTGG CACTCCACTACGATATTTAGCAACGCCTGCTCTGCAGAACATCATGGAAAATGAGTTCCAGATCCTcaaatggaaagaaatggaaaaggTGGCAGCCTTCCCGGGAATCAGCGAGGTGGAACAAGAGCTCTCTATCCCAGGCGGAGGGATCACAAAGTCACTCTATACTGACAG TTGCGCTGAAGGTATCCCATTGGCAGTGCTGCTTATTTTCTGTTCCGAAGGGGATAATATTCCAGATGCATTGAAGCTTCTCAATTTCCTGAATGAGTGGATCCAGCTAATAGCAAAGCCA AATGATCAGCAGCCCATGTCTCAGCCGCAGTGGAAGATTCCAAGTTCTTGGCGATTACTATTTGGCAGTGGCATTCCACCGGCGCTCTTCTGA